The following coding sequences are from one Thermodesulfobacteriota bacterium window:
- a CDS encoding acyl-CoA dehydrogenase family protein, with amino-acid sequence MKTEQAAFHTYQQYFNKEHEMLRKALREFVKKEITPFVNEWEAAGEFPRELYKKMGDLGYLGIGFPESMGGSGGDVFTTVVFNEEMMRCGAAGVVASLGSHGIGLPPIAMHGTPEQIDRFVRPVIAGERIAALGITEPGGGSDVASLKTTAVRDGDYYVVNGSKTFITSGIRADQLTCAVRTGGEGAHGISFLLIESNTPGYSTGRKLEKMGWLASDTGEIFFDNCRVPAENLIGKENEGFYIIMGNFQMERLQLSIMANMTAQLALEESVKYARQREAFGKPLKAFQVTRHKLADMATLVEASREFTYRVAAKMNAGENQIKEVSMAKNFSCQVSDKVTYDAVQIFGGYGYMREYLVERLYRDNRILSIGGGTTEIMKEIISGFVV; translated from the coding sequence ATGAAGACCGAACAAGCGGCGTTTCACACCTATCAGCAGTATTTCAATAAGGAACACGAGATGCTCCGCAAGGCCCTGCGGGAATTTGTTAAAAAAGAGATCACCCCGTTTGTCAACGAGTGGGAGGCCGCCGGTGAGTTCCCCCGGGAGCTGTATAAAAAAATGGGCGACCTCGGCTATCTGGGCATCGGCTTTCCCGAATCCATGGGTGGCAGCGGCGGCGATGTTTTCACCACGGTGGTGTTTAATGAAGAGATGATGCGCTGCGGTGCCGCCGGCGTGGTGGCCAGCCTCGGCTCCCACGGAATCGGGTTGCCGCCCATCGCCATGCACGGCACACCGGAACAGATCGACCGGTTTGTCCGGCCGGTCATCGCCGGGGAACGCATCGCTGCCCTGGGCATCACCGAACCCGGCGGCGGGTCGGACGTGGCCAGCCTGAAAACCACGGCCGTGCGCGACGGCGATTATTATGTCGTCAATGGCAGCAAAACCTTCATTACCAGCGGTATCCGGGCCGATCAGCTCACCTGCGCCGTGCGTACCGGCGGGGAAGGCGCTCACGGCATCAGCTTCCTGCTGATCGAATCCAATACCCCGGGCTATTCCACCGGCCGGAAGCTGGAAAAAATGGGCTGGCTGGCGTCGGATACCGGTGAAATTTTTTTCGACAACTGCCGGGTCCCGGCTGAAAATCTGATCGGCAAGGAGAACGAGGGCTTTTACATCATCATGGGAAACTTCCAGATGGAACGGCTGCAGTTGTCCATCATGGCCAACATGACCGCCCAGCTGGCCCTGGAGGAGTCGGTCAAGTACGCCCGCCAGCGGGAAGCCTTTGGAAAACCCCTTAAGGCCTTCCAGGTGACGCGGCACAAACTGGCCGACATGGCCACTCTGGTGGAAGCCAGCCGGGAGTTCACCTACCGGGTGGCGGCCAAGATGAACGCCGGTGAAAACCAGATCAAGGAAGTTTCCATGGCCAAGAATTTCTCCTGCCAGGTCAGCGACAAGGTCACTTATGACGCGGTCCAGATTTTCGGCGGCTACGGCTACATGCGCGAATACCTGGTGGAGCGGCTGTACCGGGACAACCGCATCCTCTCCATCGGCGGCGGCACCACCGAAATCATGAAGGAAATCATCTCCGGGTTCGTGGTGTAA
- the atpB gene encoding F0F1 ATP synthase subunit A: protein MEHPYLLLVSLFDAVGLGHFAAAYKHVIYSWLVMAILIVSSIVATRSITLIPGKAQNLFEIIISGIENFMVGITGEEGRWFFPLAATIALYIFVSNLLGLVPGFFPPTANINTPLSCALVVFVFTHYIGVKYHGAKYVKHFLGPSLALAPLMLIIEIIGHLARVLSLTFRLFGNMMGHELVLMILFFLAGLYLAPLPIMALGILVCFIQAFVFFILSIIYFSGAMEHAH from the coding sequence TTGGAACATCCATATCTTTTACTGGTAAGCCTGTTCGATGCCGTGGGGCTGGGTCATTTCGCGGCTGCATACAAACATGTCATTTATTCCTGGCTGGTGATGGCCATATTGATCGTCTCAAGCATAGTGGCCACCAGAAGCATCACCCTTATTCCCGGCAAGGCCCAGAACCTGTTTGAAATCATCATTTCGGGGATTGAAAACTTCATGGTCGGTATTACCGGCGAAGAAGGGCGGTGGTTCTTCCCCCTGGCGGCCACCATTGCCCTTTATATTTTCGTTTCCAATCTCCTGGGCCTGGTTCCCGGTTTTTTTCCGCCCACGGCCAACATCAACACCCCGCTTTCATGCGCCCTGGTTGTTTTTGTTTTCACTCATTACATCGGCGTCAAATATCACGGAGCCAAATACGTCAAGCACTTTCTGGGGCCCTCCCTGGCCCTGGCGCCGCTGATGCTGATCATCGAAATCATCGGCCACCTGGCCCGGGTTCTGTCCCTGACCTTCCGTCTGTTCGGGAACATGATGGGGCATGAACTGGTGCTCATGATCCTGTTCTTTCTGGCCGGTCTCTACCTGGCGCCGCTGCCGATCATGGCCCTGGGCATCCTGGTCTGTTTTATTCAGGCGTTTGTTTTCTTTATTCTGTCGATCATTTATTTTTCCGGCGCCATGGAACACGCGCACTAA
- a CDS encoding ZIP family metal transporter, whose product MSALESIINMTLFLYGILASTLAGLGTGLGALPVLFVRELSRKTLCILLGGSAGVMLAATSFSLIIPGIAHGELLWPGHGVFVVMAGILFGGILLDVIDKKMPHEHFFKGPEGPSSRLRRIWLFVIAITIHNFPEGMAVGVGFGAGDTGAGTSLAMGIGLQNMPEGLAVALPLLGLGYSRLKALGIATATGLVEPIGGLLGAGAVTLFHPVLPLALAFAAGAMLFVISDEIIPETHSEGKSRPATYGVLVGFIIMMALDNLLG is encoded by the coding sequence TTGTCAGCCCTTGAATCCATTATAAATATGACCCTCTTTCTTTATGGCATATTAGCGAGCACCCTGGCCGGCCTGGGCACCGGCCTGGGCGCCCTGCCGGTATTGTTTGTCCGTGAACTGTCCCGAAAAACGCTCTGCATCCTGCTGGGTGGATCGGCCGGCGTCATGCTGGCGGCCACCTCTTTTTCCCTGATCATCCCGGGCATTGCCCACGGCGAACTGCTCTGGCCGGGCCATGGCGTGTTCGTGGTTATGGCCGGCATTCTTTTCGGCGGCATCCTTCTGGATGTAATCGATAAAAAAATGCCCCATGAACATTTTTTCAAGGGTCCGGAAGGTCCTTCATCCCGCCTGAGAAGAATCTGGCTGTTTGTCATCGCCATCACCATCCACAACTTTCCGGAAGGCATGGCCGTGGGCGTGGGGTTTGGCGCCGGCGACACGGGTGCGGGCACCAGCCTGGCCATGGGCATCGGCCTGCAGAACATGCCCGAGGGGCTGGCCGTAGCCCTGCCGCTTCTCGGCCTGGGCTACAGCCGCCTAAAGGCCCTGGGCATTGCCACGGCTACCGGCCTGGTGGAACCGATCGGCGGCCTTCTGGGCGCCGGGGCCGTCACCCTGTTTCATCCGGTGCTGCCCCTGGCCCTGGCCTTTGCCGCCGGCGCCATGCTGTTTGTTATCAGCGACGAGATCATTCCGGAGACCCATTCCGAAGGCAAATCCCGGCCGGCCACCTACGGCGTGCTGGTCGGCTTTATCATCATGATGGCACTGGACAATCTGCTGGGATAA
- the mutY gene encoding A/G-specific adenine glycosylase has product MTRWYRSNRRDLPWRTSADPYHIWVSEVMLQQTQVATVIDYFNRFIRRFPDIPSLAAADPDRVLKAWEGLGYYSRARHLQKAARELVASGTPRVPDDPERFAQLPGVGDYINAAVQSIAFGHALAVADGNVKRVLSRLLMKADPVNRPAAHKIFRCLADRLLDCRDPGTWNQAMMELGALICRPRAPRCDQCPVSRDCGAFQQGQVGKFPARAAVGAVPRRQMVAGVVIRKGKMLIVRRPAEGMLGGLWEFPAGPVKTGRDTEAACREALLRTVGLTVTIAAHLGRVRHAYTHFTLDLDACLCRPLAGRVRLNGPEAFAWVRFDELSKYPLHKAVHKLLPKVRALPVFRLPPVLPF; this is encoded by the coding sequence CTGACCCGCTGGTACCGCTCCAACCGGCGGGATCTTCCCTGGCGTACATCCGCCGATCCCTATCACATCTGGGTTTCCGAAGTCATGCTGCAGCAGACCCAGGTGGCCACGGTCATTGACTACTTCAACCGTTTTATCCGCCGTTTTCCTGATATTCCTTCGCTGGCGGCAGCCGATCCGGACCGGGTACTCAAGGCCTGGGAAGGACTGGGCTATTATTCCCGGGCCCGCCACCTCCAGAAAGCAGCCAGGGAGCTGGTTGCCTCCGGCACCCCCCGGGTGCCGGATGATCCGGAGCGGTTCGCGCAGCTGCCGGGGGTGGGGGATTATATCAACGCTGCCGTCCAGAGCATCGCCTTCGGCCATGCCCTGGCGGTGGCGGACGGCAACGTCAAGCGGGTTCTGTCCCGGCTATTGATGAAGGCCGATCCTGTCAACCGGCCGGCCGCGCACAAGATCTTCCGCTGTCTGGCCGACCGACTGCTGGATTGCCGGGATCCCGGCACCTGGAACCAGGCTATGATGGAACTGGGGGCGTTAATCTGCAGGCCGCGGGCGCCCCGGTGCGATCAATGCCCGGTCAGCCGAGACTGCGGCGCTTTTCAGCAAGGACAAGTCGGAAAATTTCCGGCACGGGCCGCCGTCGGAGCGGTCCCCCGTCGGCAGATGGTGGCGGGTGTTGTCATCCGTAAGGGGAAAATGCTCATCGTCAGGCGACCGGCGGAGGGGATGCTGGGCGGGCTCTGGGAGTTTCCCGCCGGTCCGGTGAAAACCGGCCGGGACACGGAAGCCGCCTGCCGGGAAGCGCTTCTCCGGACGGTGGGGCTGACGGTGACGATTGCCGCTCACCTGGGCCGGGTGCGCCACGCCTACACCCATTTTACCCTCGACCTGGATGCCTGTCTCTGCCGCCCTCTGGCTGGACGCGTTCGCCTGAACGGGCCGGAAGCCTTTGCCTGGGTCAGGTTTGATGAACTGTCAAAATATCCGCTGCACAAGGCCGTGCATAAGCTGCTGCCGAAGGTGCGCGCCCTGCCTGTTTTTCGGTTGCCCCCGGTTTTGCCCTTCTGA
- a CDS encoding AtpZ/AtpI family protein — MKEETRRAIRDLGYYSGLGLSVALAIFIGLFFGIFLDATFGTGPVLMFVFLGLGILAGFRNILHAMRRVQDEGKKDHSDK, encoded by the coding sequence ATGAAGGAAGAGACCAGACGCGCGATAAGAGACCTGGGTTATTACAGTGGCCTGGGGTTGTCGGTCGCGCTGGCCATTTTCATCGGCCTTTTTTTCGGTATCTTCCTTGACGCGACCTTCGGCACCGGGCCGGTGCTGATGTTTGTGTTCCTGGGGCTGGGCATACTGGCCGGGTTCCGGAACATTTTACATGCCATGAGACGGGTACAGGATGAAGGAAAAAAGGATCACTCCGACAAATGA
- a CDS encoding dihydroorotate dehydrogenase electron transfer subunit: MMIQKTAAITENRPVSGACWKMTLAVGTDMAAAARPGQFVMVRVPDGGLKPFLSRPFSIHRINKERGLLELLYRVVGHGTRQMASRCAGQTMELVGPLGNGFRIEQPFKNIAFVAGGMGVAPLVFLAETLVAEHGGALRARAFIGGACGEDLLCCDVFAGLNMDVAVATEDGCAGCRGFVTQPFENAIKTDSPEMVMACGPPAMLAAVAKISAAADIPCQVSIESLMACGIGACLGCAVKSSGNANYYKHVCKDGPVFAASEIDLDGLAASHGAGQRAFSVRKS; this comes from the coding sequence ATGATGATCCAGAAAACCGCCGCTATCACCGAAAACCGCCCTGTGTCCGGCGCCTGCTGGAAGATGACCCTGGCCGTGGGAACGGACATGGCGGCCGCGGCCCGGCCGGGGCAGTTTGTCATGGTCCGGGTTCCGGACGGCGGCCTGAAGCCTTTTCTGTCGCGGCCCTTTTCGATTCATCGTATTAATAAGGAAAGGGGCCTCCTGGAACTGCTCTACAGAGTCGTGGGCCATGGTACCCGCCAGATGGCGTCCCGTTGCGCCGGGCAGACCATGGAGCTGGTCGGGCCCCTGGGCAATGGCTTTCGGATCGAGCAACCATTTAAAAACATAGCGTTTGTCGCCGGCGGTATGGGGGTGGCGCCACTGGTTTTCCTGGCTGAAACGCTGGTTGCGGAACACGGCGGCGCGCTGCGGGCCCGGGCTTTTATCGGCGGCGCCTGCGGAGAAGACCTGCTGTGTTGTGATGTTTTTGCCGGTCTGAACATGGATGTGGCCGTGGCCACCGAGGACGGTTGTGCCGGATGCCGTGGTTTTGTCACCCAGCCGTTTGAAAACGCAATAAAAACAGATTCTCCGGAAATGGTCATGGCTTGCGGACCGCCGGCCATGCTGGCTGCCGTGGCAAAAATCAGCGCCGCCGCCGACATTCCCTGCCAGGTATCCATCGAGTCCCTCATGGCCTGCGGCATCGGCGCCTGCCTCGGCTGCGCCGTAAAATCTTCAGGCAATGCCAATTATTACAAACACGTATGTAAAGACGGCCCTGTTTTTGCGGCGTCTGAAATCGACCTTGACGGGCTGGCGGCAAGCCACGGGGCAGGACAGCGGGCGTTTTCGGTCCGGAAAAGCTGA
- a CDS encoding ATP-binding cassette domain-containing protein, translating into MFEIERMTVTTGAFCLRDIELSVARGKGHAVIGPSGAGKTTLMKAVLGVIPPERGRILLDDEDITRHPVERRGLGYLPQQLGLFPHLTVRDNLNYSARARGIPSKQFQPLVDKLVEATGIAGLLDRLPMTLSGGERQRVGLVRALASRPRLVLLDEPFTALNESLRRELWWLVRELQEEQNLTVLLITHDLTEAYFLADRVSILLDGRIRQQGDKSTVYRRPADTEVAHFLGINNLWDGKVAGREGDRLLVDCSVLGLTLRMPAGENAPIAGTTVAVGILSDDIKLCDAAHPPQSGELALKGKARLLDLDTTQLVHFQHTATNAILKFEVPRRTAARFGLNSDNNILTVSLPETSLFWMPCMQ; encoded by the coding sequence ATGTTTGAAATCGAACGGATGACCGTCACCACCGGTGCGTTTTGTCTGCGGGATATTGAGTTGAGCGTTGCGCGAGGCAAAGGTCATGCCGTAATCGGTCCTTCCGGCGCGGGAAAGACAACGCTGATGAAAGCCGTGCTGGGGGTGATTCCTCCCGAACGCGGCCGCATCCTGCTCGATGACGAAGATATTACCCGTCATCCCGTCGAACGGCGGGGCCTGGGCTATCTGCCGCAGCAACTCGGACTGTTCCCCCATTTAACGGTGCGCGACAACCTTAACTACAGTGCCCGTGCCCGCGGAATCCCATCGAAACAGTTCCAGCCGCTGGTGGACAAACTGGTGGAGGCCACGGGCATCGCCGGGTTACTGGATCGTCTGCCCATGACATTGTCCGGGGGCGAGCGCCAGCGGGTCGGTCTTGTACGTGCCCTGGCCAGCCGGCCGCGCCTTGTGCTGCTGGATGAGCCGTTCACCGCCTTGAATGAATCATTACGACGAGAACTCTGGTGGCTGGTGCGAGAACTGCAGGAGGAACAAAACCTGACCGTCCTGCTCATTACGCATGACCTAACCGAAGCATACTTCCTGGCCGACCGTGTCAGCATCCTGCTGGACGGCCGTATCCGTCAGCAAGGCGATAAGTCAACGGTCTACCGCCGTCCGGCTGATACCGAAGTGGCCCATTTTCTGGGTATCAACAACCTCTGGGATGGCAAAGTGGCCGGGCGTGAAGGCGACCGCCTGCTTGTCGACTGCTCCGTCCTGGGCCTGACCCTGCGCATGCCCGCGGGTGAAAACGCGCCCATTGCGGGCACCACGGTTGCGGTAGGCATTCTATCAGACGATATAAAGTTATGCGACGCCGCCCATCCACCGCAATCTGGTGAATTAGCGCTGAAGGGCAAGGCGCGACTTCTTGACCTTGATACGACACAACTCGTACATTTTCAACACACGGCTACTAATGCCATTTTGAAATTTGAAGTGCCGCGCCGCACCGCCGCTCGCTTTGGATTGAACAGCGATAACAATATTCTAACGGTAAGCCTTCCGGAAACATCGTTGTTCTGGATGCCGTGCATGCAATAG
- a CDS encoding ATP synthase subunit I: MKEKRITPTNDAIEQRLLSFINRANWILLVAIAAGGLVMDNAGVAGGLICGGLIATVNFHLLHRTLKKAFGSGRLSFRGLVMAKYYMRFTVSGLILFVLISKHLVDPLALFAGLSVVIASIFLATLSELKKLIFKEAV, encoded by the coding sequence ATGAAGGAAAAAAGGATCACTCCGACAAATGACGCGATTGAGCAGCGGCTGTTGAGCTTCATCAATCGCGCCAACTGGATTCTGCTGGTCGCCATCGCGGCCGGCGGTCTGGTGATGGACAACGCGGGAGTGGCCGGGGGCCTGATCTGCGGCGGATTGATTGCCACGGTTAATTTCCACCTGCTTCACCGGACGCTCAAAAAAGCCTTTGGTTCCGGCCGCCTGTCTTTCCGGGGCCTGGTCATGGCCAAATACTATATGCGGTTTACGGTCAGCGGCCTGATCCTGTTCGTTCTGATTTCAAAGCACCTGGTTGATCCGCTGGCACTGTTCGCGGGATTGTCCGTGGTGATCGCCAGCATCTTTCTGGCAACCTTGTCTGAATTGAAAAAACTCATATTCAAGGAGGCGGTGTAA
- a CDS encoding TIGR01777 family oxidoreductase: protein MKILMTGSSGFVGGALCAALLADGHEIIGLGFHPQEIASDRFQFIRTDTTRPGDWQQAGADADAVINLAGANIFKRWTDTYRQAIYDSRILTTRNLVAALPSGKKTVFCSTSAAGYYGDRGDTLLDETASPGDDFLARVCVDWEKEALAAEAKGARVALTRFGVVMDKTGGALAKMLPAYRLGLGGKMGSGRQWFPWIHLTDLIAAMRFVLTHETIRGPVNFCAPQAVTNKEFSDALAAAVRRPAFFTVPSLALRLAAGELGSLVLNSQRVVPNKLLSSGFVFRYPDIHGALKASLTG from the coding sequence ATGAAAATACTGATGACCGGAAGCTCCGGGTTCGTGGGCGGCGCCCTGTGCGCCGCGCTGCTGGCGGACGGCCATGAAATTATCGGCCTCGGCTTTCATCCCCAGGAGATTGCCAGCGATCGTTTTCAATTTATCCGGACGGACACCACCCGGCCGGGGGACTGGCAGCAGGCCGGGGCGGACGCGGACGCCGTCATCAACCTGGCCGGCGCCAATATTTTCAAACGCTGGACCGACACCTACCGGCAGGCCATTTACGACAGCCGCATCCTGACCACCCGCAACCTGGTGGCGGCCCTGCCTTCCGGAAAAAAAACCGTCTTCTGCAGCACCTCGGCCGCCGGTTACTACGGTGACCGGGGGGACACCCTGCTGGACGAGACGGCTTCGCCGGGCGACGACTTTCTGGCCCGGGTCTGCGTGGACTGGGAAAAAGAGGCGCTGGCCGCTGAAGCAAAAGGCGCCCGGGTGGCGCTGACCCGCTTCGGCGTGGTGATGGATAAAACCGGCGGCGCCCTGGCCAAGATGCTGCCCGCCTACCGGCTGGGGCTGGGAGGAAAAATGGGCTCCGGCCGCCAGTGGTTTCCCTGGATTCACCTGACCGATCTGATCGCGGCCATGCGGTTTGTTCTGACCCATGAAACCATCCGGGGCCCGGTCAATTTCTGCGCGCCCCAGGCCGTCACCAACAAGGAATTTTCGGACGCCCTGGCCGCGGCCGTGCGCCGGCCGGCCTTCTTCACCGTCCCGTCGCTGGCCCTGCGCCTGGCCGCCGGCGAGCTGGGCAGCCTGGTGCTAAACAGCCAGCGGGTGGTCCCGAACAAACTGCTGTCGTCCGGTTTTGTCTTCCGGTATCCGGATATCCACGGCGCCCTGAAAGCGTCCCTGACCGGCTAA
- the atpE gene encoding ATP synthase F0 subunit C, giving the protein MELSVAAVKILVACVTAAGFGIGIAAFGCGIAQGLGLKGAVEGVARNPEASGKITVTMLIGLAMIESLCIYALVVALILIYATPMAGPVISLLGAGH; this is encoded by the coding sequence ATGGAATTGAGTGTAGCGGCAGTCAAAATTCTGGTAGCCTGCGTGACAGCGGCTGGATTCGGCATCGGCATCGCGGCCTTCGGTTGCGGTATCGCTCAGGGCCTGGGCCTCAAGGGCGCCGTGGAAGGCGTTGCCCGTAACCCGGAAGCTTCCGGCAAGATTACGGTTACCATGCTGATCGGTCTGGCCATGATCGAATCTCTGTGTATTTACGCGCTGGTCGTGGCGCTGATCCTGATCTACGCCACCCCCATGGCGGGTCCGGTCATCAGCCTGCTGGGCGCCGGTCACTAA
- a CDS encoding multiheme c-type cytochrome, which yields MKNETRGNRLFGLAVALLLTLLFSGHLQAADLIEPSRFISPETCAGCHSDIYSQWENSTHSLAHTDPIYNAVAAFFLKGLTEAGEIEEAESCVKCHTPVGAAGGNPGKTSDDLAAVPEIATFGVQCDFCHSATGTTRMYNNGIILSPGNGEAEPGLKRGPRKDAEPEFHEAAYSEFHVNPGICGTCHNVRHVAFHTDLETTYDEWAASPYNDRDPAKRVTCQGCHMYQRPGVPATGSTPRPDNPGQASDIGPERPHVFTHNFVGANNFLPGLSGGQDKISLAEERLKNAATLAIDDKKIGDGLITVTITNTGAGHKLPTGLSNVRQVWLDVAVTDNSSGRVVYAIGQPDANGYLADSVPLYRTVFGDGSGRPVDNLAKAREILSDNRIAPKQSASQTFRLPPETPRSGLLVKVKLCYRICAQQLVDQVTGKGAFALPVTIMAEAEKSL from the coding sequence ATGAAAAACGAAACGCGGGGGAACCGCCTGTTCGGTTTGGCGGTGGCGTTGCTGTTGACGCTGCTTTTTTCAGGGCATCTTCAGGCGGCGGACCTGATTGAGCCCTCCCGCTTTATCTCCCCTGAAACCTGCGCCGGCTGTCACAGCGATATTTACAGCCAGTGGGAAAACTCGACCCACAGCCTGGCGCATACTGACCCGATTTACAATGCCGTGGCCGCCTTTTTCTTAAAAGGCCTGACCGAGGCCGGAGAAATCGAGGAGGCCGAGTCCTGCGTCAAGTGCCATACGCCGGTGGGCGCCGCCGGCGGCAATCCCGGCAAGACATCCGATGATCTGGCGGCGGTGCCGGAAATCGCCACCTTCGGCGTTCAGTGCGACTTCTGCCATTCCGCCACCGGCACGACCCGCATGTACAACAACGGGATCATTCTTTCTCCCGGAAACGGCGAAGCGGAGCCCGGCCTAAAGCGGGGACCGCGGAAGGATGCCGAGCCGGAATTCCATGAAGCGGCTTATTCCGAATTTCACGTTAATCCCGGCATCTGCGGCACCTGTCATAACGTCCGGCACGTAGCCTTTCACACCGATCTGGAAACCACCTATGATGAATGGGCGGCCAGCCCATACAATGACCGGGATCCGGCCAAACGGGTCACCTGCCAGGGCTGCCACATGTACCAGCGTCCCGGCGTGCCGGCTACCGGCAGCACGCCCCGGCCGGATAATCCCGGCCAGGCTTCCGACATCGGTCCGGAACGTCCCCATGTGTTTACCCACAACTTTGTCGGGGCCAATAATTTTCTGCCGGGCCTGTCCGGCGGCCAGGACAAGATAAGCCTGGCCGAAGAACGCCTTAAAAACGCCGCCACGCTGGCCATCGACGACAAAAAAATCGGCGACGGCCTGATCACGGTGACCATTACCAACACCGGCGCCGGCCATAAGCTGCCCACCGGCTTGAGCAACGTGCGCCAGGTGTGGCTGGATGTTGCCGTCACGGATAACAGCAGCGGCCGGGTGGTCTACGCCATCGGACAGCCGGACGCCAACGGCTACCTGGCCGATTCCGTTCCGCTCTACCGGACCGTTTTCGGCGACGGAAGCGGCCGGCCGGTGGACAACCTGGCCAAAGCCCGGGAAATTCTATCAGACAACCGCATTGCCCCGAAACAATCGGCCTCGCAGACGTTCCGACTTCCACCCGAAACACCGCGTTCGGGGCTGCTCGTCAAGGTCAAGCTCTGCTATCGGATCTGCGCCCAGCAACTGGTCGACCAGGTCACCGGTAAAGGTGCTTTCGCACTGCCGGTCACCATCATGGCGGAAGCGGAAAAAAGCCTGTAG
- a CDS encoding ferritin family protein: MAFDFNIDEILTMAEEIERNGAAFYRNAARNAPDQMTRDTLEELARMEDQHEKTFAGLRADLTADEKKPGAFDPEDETALYLKALADRRVFHQKTIDMTSLEEVLKAAMAAEKDSIAFYAGMCELVRGDLGKGKVRTIIKEEMSHMVILAGKLKQLG; this comes from the coding sequence ATGGCTTTTGATTTTAATATCGATGAAATTCTGACGATGGCCGAGGAAATCGAGCGCAACGGCGCCGCCTTTTACCGGAACGCGGCCAGAAACGCTCCTGATCAGATGACCCGCGATACGCTGGAAGAGCTGGCCCGGATGGAAGATCAGCATGAGAAAACCTTCGCCGGCCTGCGCGCCGATCTGACGGCCGACGAAAAAAAACCCGGGGCCTTTGACCCGGAAGACGAAACCGCTTTATATCTTAAGGCCCTTGCGGACAGACGGGTGTTTCACCAGAAAACCATTGACATGACCTCCCTGGAAGAGGTGCTGAAAGCGGCCATGGCCGCCGAAAAGGACTCCATCGCCTTTTACGCGGGCATGTGCGAACTGGTCCGCGGAGACCTTGGAAAAGGCAAGGTCCGGACTATTATCAAGGAAGAGATGAGTCACATGGTGATCCTGGCCGGCAAGCTGAAACAGCTGGGATAG
- a CDS encoding rubredoxin, which translates to MSQQPDMYRCQTTSCGYIYNSDRGDKKGKIPKGTRFADLPEDWKCPVCGASKKSFEPMM; encoded by the coding sequence ATGAGCCAGCAGCCGGATATGTATCGATGCCAGACAACAAGTTGCGGGTATATCTATAATTCCGACCGGGGGGATAAAAAAGGGAAAATCCCCAAGGGGACCCGTTTCGCCGATCTTCCCGAAGACTGGAAGTGCCCGGTCTGCGGGGCCAGTAAGAAATCCTTTGAACCCATGATGTGA